Proteins encoded by one window of Bactrocera oleae isolate idBacOlea1 chromosome 4, idBacOlea1, whole genome shotgun sequence:
- the pwn gene encoding mucin-17 isoform X8, translating to MSCKVERHSSATLQMATATATATATTTVMTLNKSRKSHKGTNSSLAGTMSTRRTTSWPLSTATMQHSFSPAHSLRWLGVLALQLLLLATRNIECRQDMYAGPSISQISPKSSSHMMSGVPLLLHTSPKLVLESTITDTNTRNVAAGLLTRDGDIDRDDNETRQHIRMKRSAQPILNENYPKSGPNDVHFPSDTEKEASAGHYFQYNIKPTSTLNDGTSETPERTQGARVGKTLKPSFNGIASTLLPATTLVSESFLAKGGLRPFTSGSPINPTRSTAISTAATATALPHNPRQNSNPDIQDIITGIVKLLNGNVNVHANTQGLRRPSASRINNRGPPRISDVQTLPIDYDTQKKPLGSSIRPPPYTGPFDRPERPFITGVPIPEQIVPLRPGFISQRPPWHRQKPRPPITTAIGGRRPIPQYKPMPNTQLSPPVAEESAAPVKDMPEMTSSQHSGEMEISVPPDYNDANGDVPKPTDATYDSEFSNEDTNSQYIEVSDQDSNETADQAPITVEKDEFEEEETAPMPPSPPPAKKDEQNSKKKPSKHKGADKKKHTPEDFAAIIETNSAVHTESSTYAPMPMEISEGAIIDPSTEEVIFMTPSKTPTLEISSQLDDTSSSTEIITQNSIITTALPNTIQSPVMLSPSSSTELLATIPPASTNTTPKPLSTTTTARLSTTTSSTFTSVAPPVTTPANTLPTPMPQPPSDYQPRPGIVLDDPEFKPGGRPRPPRPIQSRPGDVQQQPPYNIQPTRQHLPPGYGEIFDVTLSAIQGPGSVGGSQQTINIKPYGTYGNSGGQQGDIILSAADPPVGVPTTPATAVPQLPGSGVTVGSGAGSGNGIDGSGNVGSGAGNAVTQNNLPSLGSGYGIPETEVVDLEPTKPNNAKPQSSTTNSGPTRPHYRSRPTQPPVRIDTCIVGDDSTCDQAQHERCKTENGVSSCHCRPGYSRRKHREPCRKVISFYLGMRVDRIYEHRIVWDNKLLDKHSEPYGQLSYESIRAIDSAMSMTPYSDEFMDARVNNIYCGDPNLGGSAVFVNMTIKLDESVETLRPNLRADVQKHLLGVLHRRNNNIGNSVLYVSSPEGSITALHDLDECQSRELNDCHASALCSNSWGSFRCACEVGFRDPWADQPQRAGRDCQSCPDSYCNNRGTCSYNEEGNQVCACDSSHYGAQCEIDGEVLGVAIGASLAAVVIIVLTLVCLIMWSRRWQREQKNAIGSPVFGYMNTAPMKSAGLPGQPGYQVTLEDRMRWAQIADVMAQTNHYGVSPIAEPVGPTRPSSAMFAYPNLQSMGMGTMGGMSMQGTMQMHQAGSMAPPVPLPRRLGLSARSNGMRTLENSSSSEEEDRADLLGRNFQVPRPKSRSNGSIANQSGIYYDVDYEPSGNGIGNTSVDHLYGSQNQSSSHSHTHSHSHSGNNHIPGPQGIPMSTYTSGRAPSSYYMK from the exons AATGTCGACAAGACATGTACGCAGGTCCATCTATTTCACAAATATCCCCAAAATCCAGTAGTCATATGATGTCTGGGGTTCCTCTGCTTTTGCACACTTCCCCGAAATTAGTGCTCGAGAGTACGATTACTGATACAAATACTCGTAATGTTGCTGCGGGTTTACTAACACGTGACGGCGACATTGATCGTGATGACAATGAAACACGCCAGCACATACGCATGAAACGTTCTGCACAACCGATATTGAATGAAAACTATCCAAAATCTGGGCCAAATGATGTGCATTTCCCCAGCGATACGGAGAAAGAAGCTAGCGCTGGTCATTACTTCCAATACAATATTAAACCGACAAGTACACTCAATGATGGCACCTCAGAAACGCCGGAGCGGACACAAGGCGCTCGCGTTGGCAAAACTTTGAAGCCTTCTTTTAATGGCATTGCGTCTACGCTCTTGCCAGCCACAACTTTAGTATCGGAGTCTTTTTTAGCGAAAGGGGGCCTGCGACCGTTTACGTCGGGGTCCCCGATCAACCCGACGCGCAGTACTGCCATATCGACGGCGGCCACTGCCACGGCTTTGCCGCATAATCCACGTCAAAACTCTAATCCGGATATACAGGATATAATAACTGGTATTGTTAAGCTACTGAATGGCAATGTTAACGTTCATGCTAATACACAAGGACTTCGGCGACCATCTGCTAGTCGTATTAATAATCGTGGACCACCTCGTATATCCGATGTGCAGACATTACCGATAGATTATGATACGCAAAAGAAACCATTAGGCTCATCTATTCGTCCTCCGCCATATACAGGGCCATTCGATCGGCCGGAGCGGCCATTTATTACAGGTGTACCGATTCCAGAGCAAATTGTCCCATTGAGGCCAGGATTTATTAGTCAACGTCCGCCATGGCATCGACAGAAACCACGACCTCCAATTACTACTGCTATTGGGGGTAGACGTCCGATACCGCAATATAAGCCAATGCCGAATACACAATTATCGCCTCCTGTCGCTGAGGAGTCTGCTGCCCCTGTCAAAGACATGCCTGAGATGACATCATCCCAGCACTCAGGAGAAATGGAAATTTCCGTCCCTCCAGACTATAACGATGCAAATGGTGATGTGCCTAAACCAACTGACGCCACATACGACTCAGAGTTTTCTAATGAGGACACAAATTCCCAATATATTGAGGTATCTGATCAGGACTCCAATGAAACTGCTGATCAAGCTCCTATAACGGTTGAAAAAGACGAATTTGAAGAGGAAGAGACAGCGCCAATGCCGCCATCCCCGCCGCCTGCAAAGAAAGATGAGCAAAACAGTAAGAAGAAACCCAGTAAACATAAGGGCGCCGACAAGAAGAAGCACACTCCAGAAGATTTTGCAGCAATAATCGAAACCAACTCCGCTGTACATACTGAGTCTTCAACATATGCACCAATGCCAATGGAGATTAGCGAAGGTGCCATAATTGATCCATCTACAGAAGAGGTTATTTTCATGACACCTAGTAAAACACCAACACTTGAGATCAGCTCCCAACTGGATGATACAAGTTCATCTACTGAAATAATAACTCAAAACTCCATTATCACGACAGCATTACCAAATACTATTCAGAGCCCGGTTATGCTGAGCCCATCAAGCAGTACTGAACTGTTGGCGACCATTCCACCTGCTTCAACTAATACCACTCCCAAACCACTTTCCACCACTACTACTGCCAGACTATCAACTACGACATCTTCTACCTTCACCTCTGTCGCCCCGCCCGTGACGACCCCTGCTAACACCCTCCCCACGCCAATGCCTCAACCTCCATCTGACTATCAACCACGACCAGGTATAGTTCTTGATGATCCAGAATTCAAACCGGGTGGACGACCGCGGCCTCCACGACCAATTCAATCCCGTCCCGGTGatgtgcaacaacaaccaccatATAATATTCAACCAACACGACAGCATTTGCCTCCTGGCTATGGGGAAATATTTGACGTAACTCTATCGGCCATTCAAGGTCCTGGGTCCGTAGGTGGTTCGCAGCAGACGATTAATATTAAACCATATGGAACTTACGGCAACAGTGGGGGACAACAAGGCGATATCATACTATCCGCTGCAG ATCCACCCGTAGGCGTACCAACTACGCCGGCGACGGCAGTACCACAACTACCTGGAAGTGGTGTTACTGTGGGAAGTGGTGCTGGTAGTGGTAATGGTATTGATGGCAGTGGAAATGTTGGATCCGGTGCAGGTAATGCAGTTACTCAGAACAACTTACCCAGTCTAGGATCAGGATATGGTATACCCGAAACAGAGGTTGTAGATTTGGAGCCCACAAAGCCCAATAACGCAAAACCACAATCGTCTACTACTAATTCTGGACCAACGAGACCTCACTATCGTTCGCGACCAACACAACCACCTGTGCGCATCGACACTTGCATTGTGGGCGATGATTCGACCTGCGATCAAGCACAACATGAACGTTGCAAGACCGAGAATGGTGTATCTAGCTGTCATTGCAGACCCG GTTATTCGCGTCGCAAGCATCGAGAACCCTGCAGGAAGGTTATATCTTTTTATCTGGGCATGCGTGTGGACCGTATTTATGAGCATCGCATTGTGTGGGATAATAAACTTTTGGATAAACATAGCGAGCCCTATGGACAACTGAGCTACGAGTCGATTAGAGCA ATTGACTCGGCCATGTCGATGACCCCCTATTCGGATGAGTTCATGGATGCACGAGTTAACAATATTTACTGTGGTGATCCAAATCTGGGTGGCAGCGCTGTCTTTGTGAACATGACCATCAAA CTTGACGAAAGTGTGGAAACTTTGCGACCAAATCTACGCGCTGATGTTCAAAAACATTTGTTGGGCGTACTGCACCGACGAAACAATAATATTGGTAACTCTGTTCTATACGTGTCTTCGCCGGAGGGCTCCATAACGGCCTTACACGACCTGGATGAATGTCAGTCCCGCGAGTTAAATGATTGTCATGCGAGTGCGTTATGTTCTAACTCATGGGGAAGTTTTCGTTGTGCTTGCGAAGTAGGTTTCCGTGATCCATGGGCCGATCAACCACAGCGCGCTGGTCGCGACTGTCAATCTTGTCCGGACTCATACTGTAATAATCGTGGAACTTGCAGTTACAATGAAGAAGGAAATCAAGTTTGTGCTTGCGATTCTAGCCATTATGGCGCACAATGTGAGATCGACGGGGAAGTTTTGGGTGTAGCCATTGGAGCTTCCTTGGCAGccgttgttattattgtgttgACTTTGGTTTGCCTAATAATGTGGTCCCGTCGTTGGCAACGTGAACAAAAGAACGCTATTGGTTCGCCAGTCTTTGGTTACATGAATACGGCTCCAATGAAATCCGCTGGCCTTCCGGGACAACCGGGCTACCAAGTGACATTGGAGGACCGTATGCGTTGGGCACAGATCGCTGATGTAATGGCACAAACAAACCATTACGGGGTAAGTCCGATT GCCGAACCAGTGGGACCCACACGACCATCGTCGGCAATGTTCGCTTATCCGAATCTACAATCTATGGGTATGGGCACTATGGGAGGCATGTCGATGCAGGGCACCATGCAAATGCATCAGGCTGGCAGTATGGCTCCACCAGTTCCTCTGCCACG AAGACTGGGGTTGAGTGCACGATCGAATGGCATGCGAACTTTGGAGAATTCCAGCTCAAGTGAGGAAGAGGATCGAGCTGATTTGCTCGGCCGAAACTTTCAAGTACCGCGACCAAAGAGTAGAAGTAATGGAAGCATAGCG AATCAGTCGGGCATCTACTATGACGTAGATTACGAGCCATCAGGCAATGGCATCGGTAACACGAGTGTAGATCATTTGTATGGTTCACAAAATCAATCATCCTCTCACTCACACACGCACTCTCACTCACACAGTGGCAACAATCACATACCGGGACCACAAGGCATACCAATGAGCACCTACACATCCGGACGAGCCCCAAGTAGTTACTACATGAAATAA
- the pwn gene encoding mucin-17 isoform X7, translating into MSCKVERHSSATLQMATATATATATTTVMTLNKSRKSHKGTNSSLAGTMSTRRTTSWPLSTATMQHSFSPAHSLRWLGVLALQLLLLATRNIECRQDMYAGPSISQISPKSSSHMMSGVPLLLHTSPKLVLESTITDTNTRNVAAGLLTRDGDIDRDDNETRQHIRMKRSAQPILNENYPKSGPNDVHFPSDTEKEASAGHYFQYNIKPTSTLNDGTSETPERTQGARVGKTLKPSFNGIASTLLPATTLVSESFLAKGGLRPFTSGSPINPTRSTAISTAATATALPHNPRQNSNPDIQDIITGIVKLLNGNVNVHANTQGLRRPSASRINNRGPPRISDVQTLPIDYDTQKKPLGSSIRPPPYTGPFDRPERPFITGVPIPEQIVPLRPGFISQRPPWHRQKPRPPITTAIGGRRPIPQYKPMPNTQLSPPVAEESAAPVKDMPEMTSSQHSGEMEISVPPDYNDANGDVPKPTDATYDSEFSNEDTNSQYIEVSDQDSNETADQAPITVEKDEFEEEETAPMPPSPPPAKKDEQNSKKKPSKHKGADKKKHTPEDFAAIIETNSAVHTESSTYAPMPMEISEGAIIDPSTEEVIFMTPSKTPTLEISSQLDDTSSSTEIITQNSIITTALPNTIQSPVMLSPSSSTELLATIPPASTNTTPKPLSTTTTARLSTTTSSTFTSVAPPVTTPANTLPTPMPQPPSDYQPRPGIVLDDPEFKPGGRPRPPRPIQSRPGDVQQQPPYNIQPTRQHLPPGYGEIFDVTLSAIQGPGSVGGSQQTINIKPYGTYGNSGGQQGDIILSAADPPVGVPTTPATAVPQLPGSGVTVGSGAGSGNGIDGSGNVGSGAGNAVTQNNLPSLGSGYGIPETEVVDLEPTKPNNAKPQSSTTNSGPTRPHYRSRPTQPPVRIDTCIVGDDSTCDQAQHERCKTENGVSSCHCRPGYSRRKHREPCRKVISFYLGMRVDRIYEHRIVWDNKLLDKHSEPYGQLSYESIRAIDSAMSMTPYSDEFMDARVNNIYCGDPNLGGSAVFVNMTIKLDESVETLRPNLRADVQKHLLGVLHRRNNNIGNSVLYVSSPEGSITALHDLDECQSRELNDCHASALCSNSWGSFRCACEVGFRDPWADQPQRAGRDCQSCPDSYCNNRGTCSYNEEGNQVCACDSSHYGAQCEIDGEVLGVAIGASLAAVVIIVLTLVCLIMWSRRWQREQKNAIGSPVFGYMNTAPMKSAGLPGQPGYQVTLEDRMRWAQIADVMAQTNHYGVSPIAEPVGPTRPSSAMFAYPNLQSMGMGTMGGMSMQGTMQMHQAGSMAPPVPLPRYECVYPSDNSSNTNKKRLGLSARSNGMRTLENSSSSEEEDRADLLGRNFQVPRPKSRSNGSIANQSGIYYDVDYEPSGNGIGNTSVDHLYGSQNQSSSHSHTHSHSHSGNNHIPGPQGIPMSTYTSGRAPSSYYMK; encoded by the exons AATGTCGACAAGACATGTACGCAGGTCCATCTATTTCACAAATATCCCCAAAATCCAGTAGTCATATGATGTCTGGGGTTCCTCTGCTTTTGCACACTTCCCCGAAATTAGTGCTCGAGAGTACGATTACTGATACAAATACTCGTAATGTTGCTGCGGGTTTACTAACACGTGACGGCGACATTGATCGTGATGACAATGAAACACGCCAGCACATACGCATGAAACGTTCTGCACAACCGATATTGAATGAAAACTATCCAAAATCTGGGCCAAATGATGTGCATTTCCCCAGCGATACGGAGAAAGAAGCTAGCGCTGGTCATTACTTCCAATACAATATTAAACCGACAAGTACACTCAATGATGGCACCTCAGAAACGCCGGAGCGGACACAAGGCGCTCGCGTTGGCAAAACTTTGAAGCCTTCTTTTAATGGCATTGCGTCTACGCTCTTGCCAGCCACAACTTTAGTATCGGAGTCTTTTTTAGCGAAAGGGGGCCTGCGACCGTTTACGTCGGGGTCCCCGATCAACCCGACGCGCAGTACTGCCATATCGACGGCGGCCACTGCCACGGCTTTGCCGCATAATCCACGTCAAAACTCTAATCCGGATATACAGGATATAATAACTGGTATTGTTAAGCTACTGAATGGCAATGTTAACGTTCATGCTAATACACAAGGACTTCGGCGACCATCTGCTAGTCGTATTAATAATCGTGGACCACCTCGTATATCCGATGTGCAGACATTACCGATAGATTATGATACGCAAAAGAAACCATTAGGCTCATCTATTCGTCCTCCGCCATATACAGGGCCATTCGATCGGCCGGAGCGGCCATTTATTACAGGTGTACCGATTCCAGAGCAAATTGTCCCATTGAGGCCAGGATTTATTAGTCAACGTCCGCCATGGCATCGACAGAAACCACGACCTCCAATTACTACTGCTATTGGGGGTAGACGTCCGATACCGCAATATAAGCCAATGCCGAATACACAATTATCGCCTCCTGTCGCTGAGGAGTCTGCTGCCCCTGTCAAAGACATGCCTGAGATGACATCATCCCAGCACTCAGGAGAAATGGAAATTTCCGTCCCTCCAGACTATAACGATGCAAATGGTGATGTGCCTAAACCAACTGACGCCACATACGACTCAGAGTTTTCTAATGAGGACACAAATTCCCAATATATTGAGGTATCTGATCAGGACTCCAATGAAACTGCTGATCAAGCTCCTATAACGGTTGAAAAAGACGAATTTGAAGAGGAAGAGACAGCGCCAATGCCGCCATCCCCGCCGCCTGCAAAGAAAGATGAGCAAAACAGTAAGAAGAAACCCAGTAAACATAAGGGCGCCGACAAGAAGAAGCACACTCCAGAAGATTTTGCAGCAATAATCGAAACCAACTCCGCTGTACATACTGAGTCTTCAACATATGCACCAATGCCAATGGAGATTAGCGAAGGTGCCATAATTGATCCATCTACAGAAGAGGTTATTTTCATGACACCTAGTAAAACACCAACACTTGAGATCAGCTCCCAACTGGATGATACAAGTTCATCTACTGAAATAATAACTCAAAACTCCATTATCACGACAGCATTACCAAATACTATTCAGAGCCCGGTTATGCTGAGCCCATCAAGCAGTACTGAACTGTTGGCGACCATTCCACCTGCTTCAACTAATACCACTCCCAAACCACTTTCCACCACTACTACTGCCAGACTATCAACTACGACATCTTCTACCTTCACCTCTGTCGCCCCGCCCGTGACGACCCCTGCTAACACCCTCCCCACGCCAATGCCTCAACCTCCATCTGACTATCAACCACGACCAGGTATAGTTCTTGATGATCCAGAATTCAAACCGGGTGGACGACCGCGGCCTCCACGACCAATTCAATCCCGTCCCGGTGatgtgcaacaacaaccaccatATAATATTCAACCAACACGACAGCATTTGCCTCCTGGCTATGGGGAAATATTTGACGTAACTCTATCGGCCATTCAAGGTCCTGGGTCCGTAGGTGGTTCGCAGCAGACGATTAATATTAAACCATATGGAACTTACGGCAACAGTGGGGGACAACAAGGCGATATCATACTATCCGCTGCAG ATCCACCCGTAGGCGTACCAACTACGCCGGCGACGGCAGTACCACAACTACCTGGAAGTGGTGTTACTGTGGGAAGTGGTGCTGGTAGTGGTAATGGTATTGATGGCAGTGGAAATGTTGGATCCGGTGCAGGTAATGCAGTTACTCAGAACAACTTACCCAGTCTAGGATCAGGATATGGTATACCCGAAACAGAGGTTGTAGATTTGGAGCCCACAAAGCCCAATAACGCAAAACCACAATCGTCTACTACTAATTCTGGACCAACGAGACCTCACTATCGTTCGCGACCAACACAACCACCTGTGCGCATCGACACTTGCATTGTGGGCGATGATTCGACCTGCGATCAAGCACAACATGAACGTTGCAAGACCGAGAATGGTGTATCTAGCTGTCATTGCAGACCCG GTTATTCGCGTCGCAAGCATCGAGAACCCTGCAGGAAGGTTATATCTTTTTATCTGGGCATGCGTGTGGACCGTATTTATGAGCATCGCATTGTGTGGGATAATAAACTTTTGGATAAACATAGCGAGCCCTATGGACAACTGAGCTACGAGTCGATTAGAGCA ATTGACTCGGCCATGTCGATGACCCCCTATTCGGATGAGTTCATGGATGCACGAGTTAACAATATTTACTGTGGTGATCCAAATCTGGGTGGCAGCGCTGTCTTTGTGAACATGACCATCAAA CTTGACGAAAGTGTGGAAACTTTGCGACCAAATCTACGCGCTGATGTTCAAAAACATTTGTTGGGCGTACTGCACCGACGAAACAATAATATTGGTAACTCTGTTCTATACGTGTCTTCGCCGGAGGGCTCCATAACGGCCTTACACGACCTGGATGAATGTCAGTCCCGCGAGTTAAATGATTGTCATGCGAGTGCGTTATGTTCTAACTCATGGGGAAGTTTTCGTTGTGCTTGCGAAGTAGGTTTCCGTGATCCATGGGCCGATCAACCACAGCGCGCTGGTCGCGACTGTCAATCTTGTCCGGACTCATACTGTAATAATCGTGGAACTTGCAGTTACAATGAAGAAGGAAATCAAGTTTGTGCTTGCGATTCTAGCCATTATGGCGCACAATGTGAGATCGACGGGGAAGTTTTGGGTGTAGCCATTGGAGCTTCCTTGGCAGccgttgttattattgtgttgACTTTGGTTTGCCTAATAATGTGGTCCCGTCGTTGGCAACGTGAACAAAAGAACGCTATTGGTTCGCCAGTCTTTGGTTACATGAATACGGCTCCAATGAAATCCGCTGGCCTTCCGGGACAACCGGGCTACCAAGTGACATTGGAGGACCGTATGCGTTGGGCACAGATCGCTGATGTAATGGCACAAACAAACCATTACGGGGTAAGTCCGATT GCCGAACCAGTGGGACCCACACGACCATCGTCGGCAATGTTCGCTTATCCGAATCTACAATCTATGGGTATGGGCACTATGGGAGGCATGTCGATGCAGGGCACCATGCAAATGCATCAGGCTGGCAGTATGGCTCCACCAGTTCCTCTGCCACGGTATGAGTGTGTATACCCCTCAGACAATTCCTCAAATACGAATAAAAA AAGACTGGGGTTGAGTGCACGATCGAATGGCATGCGAACTTTGGAGAATTCCAGCTCAAGTGAGGAAGAGGATCGAGCTGATTTGCTCGGCCGAAACTTTCAAGTACCGCGACCAAAGAGTAGAAGTAATGGAAGCATAGCG AATCAGTCGGGCATCTACTATGACGTAGATTACGAGCCATCAGGCAATGGCATCGGTAACACGAGTGTAGATCATTTGTATGGTTCACAAAATCAATCATCCTCTCACTCACACACGCACTCTCACTCACACAGTGGCAACAATCACATACCGGGACCACAAGGCATACCAATGAGCACCTACACATCCGGACGAGCCCCAAGTAGTTACTACATGAAATAA